Proteins found in one Planctomycetia bacterium genomic segment:
- a CDS encoding MotA/TolQ/ExbB proton channel family protein, whose amino-acid sequence MQATELAKLLGDACYVFLAANFLWGLYCVIMVMRRLKLLSFRNELEQSEFLNEFQQALRSPQPAAADELCADNPRALAQLGRVAFANRKLSTEHLRQLLGELVQRDVLGDLEYRISWVATVIKSGPLLGLFGTVLGMMAAFGRIGTGEKVQPSQIADEISIALICTAMGLATAIPFSYCLASLNIRLRRLQDSLGSGLLRLLDYFRTGGV is encoded by the coding sequence ATGCAAGCCACCGAACTGGCGAAACTGCTTGGCGACGCCTGCTACGTCTTTTTGGCGGCCAACTTCCTGTGGGGCTTGTATTGCGTGATCATGGTCATGCGGCGGCTCAAGCTGTTGTCGTTTCGAAACGAGCTAGAGCAAAGCGAATTCTTGAATGAGTTCCAGCAAGCCCTGCGTTCCCCGCAGCCAGCGGCCGCCGACGAGTTGTGCGCCGACAACCCGCGGGCTTTGGCGCAACTTGGCCGTGTGGCATTCGCGAATCGCAAGCTCAGCACCGAACACCTGCGACAATTGCTCGGCGAACTGGTGCAGCGCGACGTACTCGGCGACCTGGAATATCGCATCAGTTGGGTCGCCACGGTCATCAAGAGCGGCCCGTTGCTCGGGTTGTTCGGCACCGTACTCGGCATGATGGCGGCCTTCGGGCGCATCGGCACCGGCGAGAAGGTGCAACCGTCGCAAATTGCCGATGAGATTTCCATCGCGCTCATTTGCACGGCGATGGGTTTGGCCACTGCCATTCCGTTCAGCTACTGCCTGGCCAGCTTGAACATTCGCCTGCGCCGTTTGCAGGATTCTTTGGGTTCCGGGCTATTGCGGCTGTTGGACTACTTCCGAACGGGAGGCGTCTAA